The following are from one region of the Nicotiana tabacum cultivar K326 chromosome 3, ASM71507v2, whole genome shotgun sequence genome:
- the LOC107781230 gene encoding uncharacterized protein LOC107781230, producing the protein MTSKHIFVKILLQSDMEKGCIHLALGLLLLQQMNTCLSIVNITTDQTTLLALRSQFSLYDSHHLLTRNWSTFTPTCSWIGVTCGPRHQRVTALNLSSMNLKGMVPPQLGNLSFLISLDIRNNSFYGNLPEELARLRRLKMINVMNNNFTGAIPSFFGLLPNLHSLYLSFNQFSGNIPTSLFNITKLKYLRLRGNFLGGEIPQEISRLCCLTSIDLQDNKLIGSIPPTMFNQSSLKQIGLTKNNLYGKLPGNICDNLPNLEALALSGNRFDGLIPPNLQNCSKLQILSLSQNDFTGTIPAEIGNLTMLTALQLGVTYLKGEIPMEIGYLQKLQIFGLYQNRLSGSIPASIFNISSLQILTIVDCQLSGSLPLNVGQGTPNLQEIYLGMNNLSGLFPSSISNASKLIALDLSNNSFSGSIPDSLSKLEFLQLLQLGQNKLINQNPSSELTFLTSLTRCRNLRELVIGPNPLNGILPASIGNFSSSLKRFSAPGCKLSGIIPEEIGNLTNVISILLFVNDLTGFIPKTVGGLQKLQRFLIHSNMISGTIPDEICSLQNIGDLGVGQNKISGPLPSCLGNLTSLRNLYLASNRLNSSLPESMWSLQDLLILDAASNSFSGVLSPIIGNLKAITKIELSYNDFSGMIPSTMGGLQKMIYFSLSHNRIDGPIPVSFGKLLSLEFLDLSYNNLTGEIPKSLEALVYLRYLNVSFNKLSGEIPSGGPFANFTNQSFVSNHALCGVSRLQVPPCQVKSPRRARRKRVLFSILYSLLGITSVFVALAVGFLILRRRNRNEPSGLTDQVSSMRAYERVSYYELQQATNGFSADNLLGIGSFSKVYKGVKDGMTFAVKVFKLEHEGAFKSFETECEILRNLRHRNLTKVITSCSHSKFKALILEYMPNGTLDKWLHSHDLFLDMLHRLDIMVDVASALDYLHNGNSEPVVHCDLKPSNILLDQNMVGHLSDFGIAKLLGAEDCFSQTNTIGTIGYIAPEYGQDGLVSTSCDVYSFGIVMMEAFTRKRPSDEMFTGDLSLKQWVNDSLPSGVTQLVDADLMRPKKEPLDAEMQCLVSVMELALSCTSVSPDARINMKEALLALNKIRLQLVTKLNIEVRLNPESSFQ; encoded by the exons ATGACTTCAAAACACATATTTGTGAAGATACTTTTGCAAAGTGATATGGAGAAAGGTTGTATTCATCTTGCTCTTGGACTTTTGCTGCTTCAGCAAATGAATACTTGTTTGTCAATTGTTAATATCACTACTGATCAAACAACACTTCTTGCCTTGCGATCTCAATTTTCTTTATACGATTCCCACCACCTCTTGACTAGAAACTGGTCCACTTTTACCCCTACTTGTAGTTGGATAGGAGTTACTTGTGGCCCTCGCCACCAAAGAGTCACTGCCTTAAATCTTTCTAGTATGAACCTTAAAGGAATGGTTCCACCACAACTTGGAAATCTCTCGTTTCTCATTTCCCTCGATATCAGAAACAATAGCTTCTATGGGAATTTGCCAGAGGAGTTAGCTCGTTTGAGGAGATTGAAAATGATCAATGTCATGAATAACAACTTTACTGGTGCAATCCCATCATTTTTCGGCCTGTTACCAAACCTCCATTCCCTGTACCTTTCATTTAACCAATTTTCGGGTAATATACCTACATCCCTTTTTAATATAACAAAACTAAAGTATTTAAGACTACGAGGGAATTTTCTTGGTGGAGAAATTCCTCAAGAAATCAGTAGACTCTGTTGCCTGACTTCCATAGACCTGCAGGATAATAAGCTTATAGGCTCTATACCACCAACTATGTTTAACCAGTCATCACTTAAACAGATTGGTCTAACAAAGAACAATCTTTATGGGAAACTGCCTGGAAACATATGTGACAATCTTCCAAATTTAGAGGCACTTGCGCTTTCAGGCAATCGGTTTGATGGCTTGATTCCTCCAAATTTGCAGAACTGCTCAAAACTTCAAATATTATCATTGTCTCAAAATGATTTCACCGGAACCATACCAGCAGAAATCGGGAACTTAACTATGCTGACAGCACTGCAGCTTGGAGTTACCTACTTGAAAG GTGAAATACCAATGGAGATTGGAtatcttcaaaagctccaaatatTCGGATTGTATCAAAATAGGCTGAGTGGTTCAATTCCAGCAAGCATTTTCAACATTTCATCCCTCCAAATCTTGACCATTGTGGATTGTCAGCTTTCAGGGAGTCTACCATTAAATGTAGGCCAAGGGACACCAAATCTGCAAGAAATTTATTTGGGAATGAATAATCTCAGTGGCCTCTTCCCTTCTTCAATCTCTAATGCATCAAAACTCATTGCTCTAGACCTTTCAAACAACAGCTTTTCAGGCTCCATTCCTGATTCCCTAAGTAAGTTAGAATTCCTTCAACTTCTACAGTTAGGGCAAAACAAGTTGATCAACCAGAATCCCTCTTCAGAATTAACCTTCCTGACTTCACTTACAAGATGTCGAAATCTAAGAGAACTGGTCATTGGTCCAAATCCCTTGAATGGCATTCTTCCGGCTTCTATTGGTAATTTCTCGAGCTCTCTCAAAAGATTTTCTGCACCCGGGTGCAAACTCAGCGGCATTATACCAGAAGAAATTGGAAACCTAACAAATGTGATTAGCATACTTCTATTTGTCAATGATTTGACAGGGTTCATCCCCAAAACTGTTGGAGGTTTGCAGAAGCTTCAAAGGTTTCTTATACACAGTAACATGATAAGTGGGACTATTCCAGATGAAATTTGCTCTTTACAAAATATTGGAGACCTAGGTGTAGGGCAAAATAAAATTTCAGGTCCATTACCGTCGTGTTTGGGGAACCTTACTAGTTTGAGAAATCTTTATTTAGCTTCCAACAGATTGAACTCCAGTTTACCTGAGAGCATGTGGAGCCTTCAAGATCTATTGATACTTGATGCAGCATCAAATTCATTTTCTGGTGTTCTGTCTCCCATAATTGGAAATCTAAAGGCTATTACAAAAATTGAATTGTCATACAATGACTTTTCAGGCATGATTCCTAGCACGATGGGAGGTCTACAAAAAATGATTTATTTTTCTCTATCACACAACAGAATTGATGGCCCCATTCCAGTGTCTTTTGGGAAATTGTTAAGCTTGGAATTCTTGGATTTGAGTTATAACAATCTAACTGGTGAAATACCAAAGTCCTTAGAAGCTCTTGTGTACCTCAGATACCTTAATGTTTCCTTCAATAAACTCAGCGGAGAAATTCCATCTGGTGGTCCTTTCGCAAACTTCACCAATCAGTCTTTTGTGTCTAATCATGCATTATGTGGTGTATCAAGGCTCCAAGTGCCACCATGTCAAGTCAAGTCTCCGCGAAGGGCGAGGAGAAAAAGAGTACTTTTCTCGATCCTGTATAGTCTTTTGGGAATAACATCAGTATTTGTTGCATTAGCCGTTGGATTTCTTAttttaagaagaagaaatagaaatGAACCATCAGGATTAACTGATCAGGTATCATCCATGAGGGCCTACGAAAGAGTTTCGTATTATGAACTTCAACAAGCAACAAATGGATTCAGCGCGGACAATTTGCTTGGTATTGGGAGTTTTAGCAAGGTGTACAAAGGGGTAAAGGACGGGATGACATTCGCAGTAAAGGTATTCAAACTGGAACATGAAGGTGCATTCAAGAGCTTTGAAACAGAATGTGAGATCTTACGCAACCTTCGCCATAGGAACCTGACCAAAGTCATAACTTCTTGTTCCCACTCTAAGTTCAAGGCCTTAATATTAGAGTACATGCCAAATGGCACCCTAGACAAATGGTTACACTCTCATGACTTATTCTTAGACATGTTGCATAGGTTGGACATAATGGTAGATGTAGCATCTGCCTTGGACTATCTCCATAACGGTAATTCAGAGCCAGTGGTGCATTGTGATTTAAAGCCTAGCAACATTTTGCTAGATCAAAACATGGTTGGCCATTTAAGTGATTTTGGGATAGCGAAATTGTTAGGTGCAGAGGATTGTTTTAGTCAAACTAACACTATTGGGACCATTGGATACATTGCGCCAG AGTATGGCCAAGATGGACTTGTATCAACAAGTTGCGACGTGTATAGCTTTGGTATTGTGATGATGGAAGCATTCACAAGGAAGAGGCCTAGTGATGAAATGTTTACTGGAGATTTGAGCCTAAAACAATGGGTAAACGACTCGCTTCCTTCTGGAGTTACACAACTAGTGGATGCAGATTTGATGAGACCAAAGAAAGAACCTCTAGATGCAGAGATGCAATGCTTGGTTTCTGTCATGGAATTGGCTTTAAGCTGCACTTCAGTGTCACCAGATGCAAGAATCAACATGAAAGAAGCTCTTTTGGCGCTCAACAAGATAAGACTTCAACTGGTCACCAAGCTGAACATTGAAGTAAGGCTGAATCCAGAAAGTTCGTTCCAATAG
- the LOC107781239 gene encoding protein EXORDIUM-like 7, with product MDNKLHFFHYLQFLLLLSSSCFSLVAFSWIPYNENKNYEGSSDLVNLEYHMGPVLSSPIKLYVIWYGQWNPSHQATIRDFLNSFSSSSYAPHPSVADWWRTVRLYTDQTGQNISTISLSGEFFDFNYSQGKYLSRLSMQYVIKKAVRSYPKSLPLNYRNGVYLVLTSYDVQVQEFCRAVCGFHYFTFPSILGVTVPYAWVGYSGKQCPGFCAYPFAWPKNSGKPPPSTINGGNSLMGAPNGDPGVDGMISVIAHELAEVSSNPLVNAWYAGDDPIAPTEIADLCLGVYGTGAGGGFVGQVYKDSWGNGFNLHGVKGRKFLVQWVWNPLRRRCFGPNAMD from the coding sequence ATGGACAATAAGCTTCACTTTTTTCATTATCTCCAATTCTTGTTGCTGCTGTCTTCTTCTTGCTTCTCACTTGTTGCTTTTTCTTGGATTCCATACAATGAAAATAAGAACTATGAAGGCTCTTCTGATCTTGTTAATCTTGAATACCATATGGGCCCTGTTCTTTCTTCTCCTATTAAACTTTATGTAATATGGTATGGCCAATGGAACCCTTCTCATCAAGCCACCATTAGAGACTTTCTcaactcattttcttcttcttcttatgcaCCTCATCCTTCTGTTGCTGATTGGTGGCGAACCGTTCGTCTCTACACAGATCAAACTGGCCAAAACATCTCAACCATTTCACTTTCTGGTGAATTCTTTGACTTCAACTACTCACAAGGAAAGTACCTTAGCAGATTATCCATGCAATATGTGATTAAAAAAGCAGTCAGATCATACCCAAAATCTCTACCTTTGAATTATAGGAATGGAGTTTACTTAGTGTTAACATCTTATGATGTTCAAGTTCAAGAATTTTGTAGGGCTGTATGTGGTTTTCATTACTTCACATTCCCATCAATTCTTGGAGTGACAGTGCCATATGCTTGGGTAGGTTATAGTGGGAAACAATGCCCTGGTTTCTGTGCTTATCCTTTTGCTTGGCCTAAGAATTCAGGGAAACCACCACCAAGCACAATAAATGGAGGAAACAGCTTAATGGGGGCACCAAATGGCGATCCGGGGGTCGATGGAATGATCAGTGTGATAGCTCATGAGCTTGCTGAGGTCTCAAGTAACCCTCTTGTGAATGCTTGGTATGCTGGGGATGATCCTATTGCACCTACTGAGATTGCTGATTTGTGCTTAGGTGTTTATGGGACTGGTGCTGGTGGTGGATTTGTTGGGCAAGTGTATAAGGATTCTTGGGGAAATGGTTTCAATTTGCATGGAGTGAAAGGGAGAAAGTTTCTTGTTCAATGGGTTTGGAACCCTCTCAGGAGAAGATGTTTTGGTCCTAATGCCATGGATTAG